A stretch of DNA from Planctomycetaceae bacterium:
GAGCCGCCAGGGTCAGCACCACGACGACAGCGATTCCGATCGCCACCAAAACCGGCCAGCGTCGACCGGCAGGATCATCGGACCGCGCGACACCAGCAGCATCGTGTTGGCCAACGATGGCAACGTCGCTGTCCGAATCCTCCATTTCTGACGCATCGTCCGGCGGATTCTCGTCGTCGGGCGAGAAGCTCGACTCCAGCTCTTCACTCAACCTGCGATGCCGCTGCGCCAGCGCGCTGACGGACATTACGGTCGCCGCTCCCGATTGTTCATCCAGCCGCTGCAAAAATTCTTCAAAGGCAGTTGCATACGGTGACGATTCCGATTCGACCGACGCGACCTCACCGGGAAGCGCAGGATCGGGACTGAACGCTGTCGCGACGCCGGGGTGGCCGGTCGCTGGTGAGTGGCCTTCCTCCGCCGAGTGATGCTCTTCCGCCGACCGTGCCGCCTCCGCCAACGGCGCCTCAGCCGCCGGCTGTTCCCGGAATGGCCGCGTGTCGGAAACTCCGGGACGATCGGTCGGTGTCTTTTGCTGCGTGGCGTGAGTAACGAAGGGACCGTCATCCGCAAGGCGTTCCGGCGCCGAAGATTCTGCCGCGGAAACAGGCGGGATGGGCCGGTCCGAATACTTCGAAACGAACTCGTTGGCCGCCAGCCAGTCCTGAAACCGTTTCGACACTTCCGCTGCCGTCTGAATTCGCTGCGAGCGCTTCTTGACCATCATCTCATTCAGCAGCCCGGCGATCTCCGCGGGTACGTCCGGCCGCAGCTCCGTGACCGGTCGCGGCTGCTTTGTCTGATGCGCCAGAATTCGCTGCGGCAGACTTCCTTCATTGAAGGGAGGCTGTCCGGTCAGCATGAAGTACAGCGTCGCTCCCAGCGCATAGATATCGGCCCGCGAGTCAGCGCGGTGACTGTCAACGGCCTGTTCGGGAGCGAGGTAGTCGGCGGTACCGAGAACGCGTTCGTTGTACTGCCGTGTCAGATTCTCCTGCTCGCCTTCCAGCATGCTGGCCAGCCCGAGATCCAGAATGCGAATGTCGCCTTCCAGAGT
This window harbors:
- a CDS encoding serine/threonine-protein kinase; protein product: MTVQLTSKSFRDVLALSRLLSVEDIERLCDEHPDETAQADSFAKLLVRERLVTQWQADKLLQAKHRGFFLGNYKLCSLLARGGMSTIYVAEEVETQQICALKILPPSRAKEASYLPRFLREADLASRLEHPNIVRVYGLHTVSDGKSDVYFMAMELLHGADLSEEVNARGPLSIRTAAEVVRQSALGLEYAHQAGLVHRDVKPGNLFRTLEGDIRILDLGLASMLEGEQENLTRQYNERVLGTADYLAPEQAVDSHRADSRADIYALGATLYFMLTGQPPFNEGSLPQRILAHQTKQPRPVTELRPDVPAEIAGLLNEMMVKKRSQRIQTAAEVSKRFQDWLAANEFVSKYSDRPIPPVSAAESSAPERLADDGPFVTHATQQKTPTDRPGVSDTRPFREQPAAEAPLAEAARSAEEHHSAEEGHSPATGHPGVATAFSPDPALPGEVASVESESSPYATAFEEFLQRLDEQSGAATVMSVSALAQRHRRLSEELESSFSPDDENPPDDASEMEDSDSDVAIVGQHDAAGVARSDDPAGRRWPVLVAIGIAVVVVLTLAAQVKPLREFFSQLLNLPG